GTTTCATCTTCCTGAAATTCATCTGCAAAAGTTACAATATTTCGCAGCATTTTAACAGTAATGTCAAAAACCAATTGTTTAACATCTTTCCCTCCTATAGAATGAGATTCAATTATAGGTAATATACTTTCCAAATTTTCAAAAGCAAAAGAACCGTTAAAGTTTAATAAAATATTCTCTCTGTTTAATAAACTGTGAAATTTTGAGATTCGTTTTATTGAAATAAGATCACTTTTAGGATCAGGGTCAAAATCTTCCTTTAAAGTTAATCTAATCTGAAAATAATAGTATGACCAATCGTTATTTATTTTTTTGAAATTAAATTTTATTCTGCCGTCAGTCCTTCTGGCCATTGTAATAATACCCAGACCTCCTCCCCCTTTATCAGAAATCACTCCGTTCACTAATATCTTATGATATTCTTTCTTTAATTCTTTGGGAGACAGCTTTTTAATGGTATCCAGATATTTTTCTAATACAGGTATTTTTTCATTATTAATAACATTAGCTGTAGTTAAATAAATAGAATCAGTAGTTTTTTGTATAACAAACAAACTTTCTCCGGAAAATTCTTCATCTATAGAAATATCATGATGTCTGATAACATTTTGTAAAGACTCTATTAACAAATATGAAATTCGCTTTCTGCTGCTTACAGCATCTTCATCATTAATAAATTTAACTTCTGTTAATTTTAGAATATTTGATGTTATGCCGTCTGAAAAGTTACCTCTATATACATATTCGATATAATCCTCACTGACAGATTTAGTCATTTCAAATGCCAACTCCATTTGATTGGCATATTCACTAAGCTGAAGATTATCTATATTTGAATCTTTACTCATAATAATGAAATATAAATTTAATCAATATTTTTAATATTGATAACTTCTCCGTTTTGATATTTTATTTTTTTTTCTTTCTTTCCTGTTTTATCAAAAATCTCCCAATCACCGGTTTTTTTATCATTTAAATAAACTCCTTCCTGACGAATTTGTCCGTTATCATGAAAAAACTTCCAAGCTCCGGTTGATTTTCCGTTTTTAAATGACCCTTCTTGCTTAATTTTACCGTTAGGATAATAAACTTTCCACAACCCGCTGAACTCACCGCCGATATAATTACCTTCAGAAAAAATACTGTCGTCGGGATAAAAAGACTTCCAATACCCTACTCTAATATCTTGAGAATATCCTCCGGATTCAGCAAGTGCACCGTTTTTATGAAAAGATTTATACAATCCGTTCAAAATTCCGTCTGTATATTTATAATATGCCGACATTACTCCGGATTCATAATAAGCATA
The window above is part of the Bacteroidales bacterium genome. Proteins encoded here:
- a CDS encoding SiaB family protein kinase codes for the protein MSKDSNIDNLQLSEYANQMELAFEMTKSVSEDYIEYVYRGNFSDGITSNILKLTEVKFINDEDAVSSRKRISYLLIESLQNVIRHHDISIDEEFSGESLFVIQKTTDSIYLTTANVINNEKIPVLEKYLDTIKKLSPKELKKEYHKILVNGVISDKGGGGLGIITMARRTDGRIKFNFKKINNDWSYYYFQIRLTLKEDFDPDPKSDLISIKRISKFHSLLNRENILLNFNGSFAFENLESILPIIESHSIGGKDVKQLVFDITVKMLRNIVTFADEFQEDETENLGNSRGVYLLSTKDKKLLLTAGNIISNTKALILGNKINILNKTNLKSLIKIKDYLEQFFAYDIKNKPDLSLIDMRLKNKSLIYYKFKRINSKTSYFIIQLIIDKN